The following proteins are encoded in a genomic region of Pelodictyon phaeoclathratiforme BU-1:
- a CDS encoding 3'-5' exonuclease translates to MYLFFDTETTGLPRNWRAPVTDVDNWPRLVQLAYLSFDAEGNQLFSGDAIIKPEGFVIPSSAVQIHGISTQRALLEGKPLGQVLQSFYELVADAEVLVAHNISFDEKIVGSELIRAGMPNSLPSKRKICTMESTTDFCAIKGPYGNKWPKLSELYFQLFGTVFNEAHNAASDIQATAKCFWELKRRGVIR, encoded by the coding sequence ATGTATCTCTTTTTCGATACCGAAACAACAGGTCTGCCGCGTAACTGGCGTGCACCGGTGACCGACGTCGACAACTGGCCAAGGCTGGTGCAGTTGGCTTATTTATCCTTCGATGCTGAAGGCAATCAGCTCTTTTCCGGTGACGCAATCATTAAACCGGAAGGCTTTGTCATTCCATCAAGCGCCGTACAGATTCATGGTATATCAACACAGAGAGCCCTGCTTGAAGGAAAACCGCTCGGGCAGGTGCTGCAATCTTTCTATGAACTTGTCGCCGATGCCGAGGTGCTTGTGGCCCACAATATCAGTTTTGATGAGAAGATTGTGGGCAGTGAATTGATAAGGGCCGGGATGCCAAACAGCCTCCCCTCAAAAAGAAAAATATGTACGATGGAGAGTACGACCGATTTTTGTGCCATCAAAGGGCCGTATGGCAACAAATGGCCCAAACTCTCTGAACTCTACTTCCAACTTTTCGGTACCGTATTTAACGAAGCACATAATGCAGCCAGTGATATTCAGGCCACGGCGAAATGTTTCTGGGAATTGAAAAGAAGGGGAGTTATCCGGTAA
- a CDS encoding DUF3127 domain-containing protein, giving the protein MQLTAKLAAILPEQSGTGKNGTWKKQDIIVETDGQYPKKICISLWGEKYDRNLLKVGSRLTISFDIESREFNGKWYTDVKGWKVEGVNDGGASYAQDAPSYAPPAYEREGESVISNDDCPF; this is encoded by the coding sequence ATGCAACTCACAGCAAAGCTGGCGGCAATTCTTCCTGAACAGAGCGGTACAGGAAAAAATGGAACCTGGAAAAAACAGGATATTATTGTCGAAACTGACGGGCAGTATCCGAAGAAAATCTGCATCTCCCTTTGGGGGGAGAAGTACGACAGAAACCTCCTCAAGGTGGGATCCAGGCTCACGATTTCCTTCGATATCGAGAGTCGTGAGTTCAACGGGAAGTGGTATACCGATGTCAAAGGATGGAAGGTTGAGGGTGTCAATGACGGGGGAGCCTCCTATGCTCAGGATGCGCCCTCTTATGCACCCCCGGCTTACGAGCGGGAAGGAGAGAGCGTTATCTCCAATGACGATTGTCCCTTTTGA